The following DNA comes from Oceanispirochaeta sp..
TGCTGAATACTGAGAAAGAAATGGAACCTGAGAGAGTTCTGAAATCTCTCAGGTATATTTTATCATTGGAGTAATTATTTTCATGTTTGATAAATATGTCACTCGCTTCCTGTTGAAGCAACAGGTTGCCGCATACGTTTTAATACTGCCTTCTCTTGCCATTATCTCCATTTTCTACCTTATTCCGCTGTTTGCTTCATTTGCTATGAGCTTTATGAAAATGGATATATTTCTTCAGAATATTACTTTTACCGGAGCCGCTAATTATCAGAAAATTTTAGGGGATGAGAGATTCTGGAATGCCCTGAAGAATACACTTTATTTTACGGTTCTGGAGATTCCATTGCAGATCGGCCTCTCCCTCTTCCTGGCGCTATATGTCTCTAAGGTTTCTCCCTTTCGTCAGGGTATTAGAACGGCTCTATTCATTCCGGTGATCTGTTCCATGACAGCCATGGGTATTCTTTGGTCCCTGCTGCTAGATCCGTCAATAGGCTTTTTCCCCCATCTCTTGAAGATGGCGGGAATGGAAAGTGTTAATTTTCTTAAGAACAAGGCAAGCGCGATGCCTGCGGTTGTTATTATGTCTGTCTGGAAAAATTTTGGTTTATCCATGGTGATCCTTGTGGCGGCAATTCAAAGCGTACCCCTACAGTTATATGAAGCGGCCAAAATAGATGGAGCCGGACTCTGGCAGAGGCTGTTTTCCATCACAGTACCATCGATCCTTCCAGCTTTAGGATTTTGCATCATAACAAACACTATCGATTGCTTGAAAGTGTTCGATCAGGTGTATGTGATGACCCAGGGAGGTCCTCTGTTTCGAACTGAAACCATTGTGCAATACATCTATAATAGAGGATTCCGGATCGCGCCCTTCAACCTTGGATATTCTTCCGCGATTGCTCAGATTCTGCTTGTTTTGATTGCGGCTATGACTCTCTTGATTTACACACGATTTATAAAACAGGAGAAAAACTGATGAGTCTAAAACATGGAAGGATGAAAAAAGCATTCACCTGCTTCTCGGCAATTCTCATGATTCTACTGACTCTTGTGATGTTGGTACCACTATTCTGGTTCTTTCTTTCATCATTGAAACCAGCTGGCGAAATCATTCAGTATCCACCCACTTTTTTCCCGGCAAAGACGACTCTTGATCATTACTTTACCGTCTGGGACAGCATCCCTTTGTTCCGTTATACCCTGAATACTCTCGTGTTTGCCGGAGGTGTGACCTTTTTTTCATTGATATTTGATTCAATGGCCGGATATGCCTTTGCAAGACTTCACTTCAAATATAAGAAGACCCTTTTCTACATAATTCTGATAACAATGATGATCCCCTTTCAGGTCATTATGATTCCACTTTTTGTTGAATCATACCTTATGGGGATACTGGATACCTACCAGGGCCTTATCCTTCCCCGGGCTTCCAGTGCATTTGGAATATTTTTGATGTACTCCTTTTTTATCACCCTCCCACGGGATTTGGAGGAGGCGGCCCGCATTGACGGTCTGGATGAGTACCGGCTCTTTTTCAGTATCATGATGCCCTTATGTAAATCCGCAATGGTTACACTGGGAATCATTCTTTTCATGAATAATTGGAACGATCTGATTTATCCTCTGATGCTGACAAACTCGACATCTATGCGGACTCTCTCTGCGGGGCTTGCTGTATTTGTCGGTGACAAGGTGATTCAGTATGGCCCCACTTTTGCGGCCACCACGGTATC
Coding sequences within:
- a CDS encoding carbohydrate ABC transporter permease — protein: MFDKYVTRFLLKQQVAAYVLILPSLAIISIFYLIPLFASFAMSFMKMDIFLQNITFTGAANYQKILGDERFWNALKNTLYFTVLEIPLQIGLSLFLALYVSKVSPFRQGIRTALFIPVICSMTAMGILWSLLLDPSIGFFPHLLKMAGMESVNFLKNKASAMPAVVIMSVWKNFGLSMVILVAAIQSVPLQLYEAAKIDGAGLWQRLFSITVPSILPALGFCIITNTIDCLKVFDQVYVMTQGGPLFRTETIVQYIYNRGFRIAPFNLGYSSAIAQILLVLIAAMTLLIYTRFIKQEKN
- a CDS encoding carbohydrate ABC transporter permease, whose product is MSLKHGRMKKAFTCFSAILMILLTLVMLVPLFWFFLSSLKPAGEIIQYPPTFFPAKTTLDHYFTVWDSIPLFRYTLNTLVFAGGVTFFSLIFDSMAGYAFARLHFKYKKTLFYIILITMMIPFQVIMIPLFVESYLMGILDTYQGLILPRASSAFGIFLMYSFFITLPRDLEEAARIDGLDEYRLFFSIMMPLCKSAMVTLGIILFMNNWNDLIYPLMLTNSTSMRTLSAGLAVFVGDKVIQYGPTFAATTVSLLPLLILFAFLQRHFIQGVATSGLKA